GCGAAACACCATAATATTTTTCGTAGTGAATTAATTTTTTTCCCGATAATTTTTTCAGCATATCCGTAACCGATGCCGCAGTGGTTGCCAATTTTTCAGAAATCGCATTCGTAGAAACATTCTCCTCCTGCATCTCCGACAATTTAAAGATGGCCTTTAAATAATTTTCTTCTGTGTGGGAGATGGAGGGTTTCAATTGAGTTGTTTATTTTGATTAAAGTTGAATGTGTAAAGGTAATTAAAGAATTTTGAGAGGTAGAAATCCCGTTGCAGTTGGCAGTGGCAGTTGGCAGTAGTAACATTGGAGATGGTTCCTCCGAATTAAACTTATGAGGATTAGAGAAGTAAACTCCTACTCATTCAGTGATAATCCTCCTTCGCTACTGCGACCTGCCTACTACCACTGCCAACTGCCACTGCCTACTGCCACTGCCTACTACCACTGCCAACTGCCACTGCCTACTGCCACTGCCAACTCCTCTAAAACGTCCCCGTAGACAACATCACCAAAGTGCAACCCTCCACCGTCTCAATATTATGCTCCTTCGCCAGATCTTCCAGTTCCTCGTTTTCTGTTCCGGGATTGAATATTATACGTTTAGGATTTAATGCTATGATCTTTTCGTAGTATTCTTTTTGATTATCCGGATTGAGGTAGAGTGTAACCGTATCAATATTTTCCAGCAAAGGAAATTCCTTTAGGATAGGCATATCATCAATCTTCGATTCTCTTTTTCCCACAGCAACCACTTCATGTCCGTGCGCTTTGAGTTTACGTGCCGCCATATTTCCATAACGTTCGGGGTTGGGAGATGCGCCTAATACCAATGTTTTTTTCACAATATCTTTTTTATTTAAAAAATAGTTATATCTTGCTTGTTGAAACAACCAGCTGTAGTAAATCGTTCAAAAAAACCACAGCTATGCAATTAGAAACTATTACAACTATTGAAAAAGAGCAAATTCCATTTCTGGAATTAAATTATCACGATGTACTTCAACATCCCGATTATATAAATCGCAGAAAACATATTTTATATGATGCAATGATCCTGGGTAATAATTACCACACAAAAGTAAAGATCATCTTCGAATGCAAACAAGGAATTTTCCAGGTAGAAACCACCGTCTGGACCGCCACAGAAGATTTTGTTTTATTAAAAGGCGGAGTTTATCTTCCGGTAATGTGCATACACGATGTAATAATCGCGTAGCAATTGACAATTGATAATTGACAATTTAGGCTTTTAGTTGGAATGATAATTTAATTTCCAACCAGTGCCGTGGCGAGGTGTTTTTCACCTGCCACAGATTTCGGAGAGAAATTTTTCATGTTATCATCTGCCTAATTTTAAGTGATCTGTTATCTTAACTTTTAAATGAAATATTTTTTGCCGGGAAGGCGGAAAGTTCGGGAAGTATGCGGGAAGAAATTATTGTTGGAATTTTATTTTAATTTCCTATTGAATATTTTTTTTGCCACTAAGGCGCAAAGTTTCGCGAAGAAATTTTAGTTGGAATTATATTTTAATTTCTAATTAAACATTAAAATATTATCATAAAGTTTTTTCGAATAATATTTTAATAAATTTTCAATGGAATAGATTAGTTTCCGGGTGGTCAACGAGCCTCATCAGGTGGTGCCATTGCCCTTAGACGCAGCCACAACAAAATAATCTTTTAATGTTTCTAGAATTTAAGCGAAAGCAGCGCCACCACTTTGAAAAGTATATTTTTAAATGCCAGATTAAATAAAAATTCGAAAGCATAATCATCCGGTTTATTCGTGGCGCCTCTTTCGCGGAATGTGGCAAGTCTTAGGGCAATGTGTGCCGGCTGATGAAG
The genomic region above belongs to Bacteroidota bacterium and contains:
- a CDS encoding CoA-binding protein, encoding MKKTLVLGASPNPERYGNMAARKLKAHGHEVVAVGKRESKIDDMPILKEFPLLENIDTVTLYLNPDNQKEYYEKIIALNPKRIIFNPGTENEELEDLAKEHNIETVEGCTLVMLSTGTF